The Georgenia sp. TF02-10 genome window below encodes:
- a CDS encoding HIT family protein → MSGGRPDDGGCLFCRIVAGEEPASVVHAEARMIAFLDAFPVNPGHVLLVPRRHAVGLADLDPADGVALWRVAHRLAPLLRAEPWGEGVNLHLSDGAAAHQEVMHVHLHVIPRRRGDGLRIVQDNPASRPRRAELDEVAGRLRGALGA, encoded by the coding sequence GTGAGCGGAGGTAGGCCGGACGACGGCGGCTGCCTGTTCTGCCGGATCGTCGCCGGTGAGGAGCCGGCCAGCGTCGTGCACGCCGAGGCCCGGATGATCGCCTTCCTCGACGCGTTCCCGGTCAACCCCGGGCACGTCCTCCTCGTGCCGCGCCGGCACGCCGTCGGGCTGGCCGACCTCGACCCCGCCGACGGGGTGGCGCTGTGGCGGGTGGCGCACCGGCTGGCCCCGCTGCTCCGGGCCGAGCCGTGGGGCGAGGGCGTCAACCTCCACCTGTCCGACGGCGCGGCCGCACACCAGGAGGTCATGCACGTCCACCTGCACGTCATCCCGCGCCGGCGCGGGGACGGGCTGCGGATCGTGCAGGACAACCCGGCGTCCCGGCCGCGCCGGGCCGAGCTGGACGAGGTGGCTGGGCGGCTGCGCGGGGCGCTCGGCGCGTAG
- a CDS encoding creatininase family protein: protein MTLLAEMTRDELAARMAERPIAILPIGATEQHGHHLPLGTDSFLAEEYARRIGDRVDGIVLPTVPFGYSWVWKDTPGTVTVGHRTLEAYLGDVVESAERSGFGMLVIADGHESNVTTMKYVVRDHAARSSFPVLRLFYPKLSEILAEHLESETWHGMIHACEFETSLLLDARPDLVDMAKAVREYPPFSEEYAYGAEQLGNVSESGVFGDPTLATAAKGRAMFDALVEESVRIIQKARAR from the coding sequence ATGACTCTGCTGGCAGAGATGACCCGGGACGAGCTCGCGGCCCGGATGGCCGAGCGGCCCATCGCGATCCTCCCGATCGGGGCCACCGAGCAGCACGGTCACCACCTGCCGCTCGGGACCGACAGTTTCCTCGCTGAGGAGTACGCGCGTCGGATCGGGGACCGGGTGGACGGGATTGTGCTCCCGACGGTGCCTTTCGGCTACTCCTGGGTGTGGAAGGACACCCCCGGAACTGTGACGGTGGGGCACCGAACACTCGAGGCCTACCTCGGGGACGTCGTGGAGAGCGCCGAGCGGAGCGGCTTCGGCATGCTCGTGATCGCCGACGGTCACGAGTCGAACGTGACCACCATGAAGTATGTCGTCCGCGACCACGCCGCCCGCTCGTCCTTCCCGGTGCTGCGCCTCTTCTACCCGAAGTTGAGTGAGATCCTCGCTGAGCACCTCGAGTCGGAGACGTGGCACGGGATGATCCACGCCTGCGAGTTCGAGACGTCGCTGCTGCTCGACGCGCGGCCGGATCTCGTCGACATGGCCAAGGCCGTCCGCGAGTACCCCCCGTTCTCGGAGGAGTACGCCTACGGGGCCGAGCAGTTGGGCAACGTCAGCGAGAGCGGGGTCTTCGGCGACCCCACGCTCGCGACGGCGGCCAAGGGCCGGGCGATGTTCGACGCCCTCGTCGAGGAGTCAGTACGCATCATTCAGAAGGCCAGAGCCCGCTGA
- a CDS encoding prolyl oligopeptidase family protein, whose translation MTSRPGLTGSPVSTPTETADPHAWLEDVEGADQLAWVRERNAKAEAALARTERFAEIREGILEVLDSTAKIPVVTQRGPHLYNFWTDAEHERGLWRRTTWDSYRTAEPEWEVLLDLDALSAAEGESWVWHGATVLRPSYHRALVHLSRGGSDADVTRELDLTTRTWVEDGFTRPESKGGMGWEDSTGDVVYVFTDVGPGSMTTSGYPRTVRRWRRGTPLAEAPEIFAGQADDLTVSAGHDFTPGYERDVVVRALAFYESEVYLAGPDGTLTLLDLPRSSEPDLYREWLTVELREEWTVDGRRYPAGALLAIRFVDFLAGNRDFTVLFAPSSTTSLVGASWTRHHLVLTVLDDVRHRLEVLTPPRSGGPGGSADGAADVAADGAPDLGADRAADLAVAGHADDGATHAGSDRAADLAVADDSGDGAAHPGADGASAAGWRRRPLVLGGPDTELATVAVAAVDRDTEDALWVTTTGFLSPTALARVDLDADGAPAAVEPLKSLPAFFGPTGLTVSQHFAVSADGTRVPYFQVSRERADGEGRAGPAPTLLTGYGGFEIPRLPTYSGAVGRSWLARGGTYVVANIRGGGEYGPRWHQAALKENRHRAYEDFAAVAQDLIARGVTDAAHLGTQGGSNGGLLVGNMLTGYPELFGAIVCQVPLLDMKRYSHLLAGASWMAEYGDPDDPEQWEFIRGFSPYHNLDPARDYPPVLFTTSTKDDRVHPGHARKMAALMLATGKDVTYYENIEGGHGGAATNAQAAHMQALAYEFLWQRLGGPAG comes from the coding sequence ATGACATCGCGTCCCGGCCTGACCGGCTCCCCCGTCAGCACCCCGACCGAGACCGCGGACCCCCACGCCTGGCTGGAGGACGTCGAGGGCGCCGACCAGCTCGCCTGGGTCCGCGAGCGGAACGCCAAGGCGGAGGCCGCGCTCGCCCGGACGGAACGGTTCGCCGAGATCCGCGAGGGGATCCTGGAGGTCCTGGACTCCACCGCGAAGATCCCGGTGGTCACCCAGCGCGGGCCGCACCTGTACAACTTCTGGACCGACGCCGAGCACGAGCGCGGCCTGTGGCGACGCACCACCTGGGACTCCTACCGCACCGCCGAGCCGGAGTGGGAGGTGCTCCTCGACCTCGACGCCCTCAGCGCCGCCGAGGGCGAGAGCTGGGTATGGCACGGGGCCACGGTGCTGCGCCCGTCCTACCACCGGGCGCTGGTGCACCTCTCCCGCGGCGGCTCCGACGCCGACGTCACCCGCGAGCTCGACCTGACCACCCGCACCTGGGTCGAGGACGGGTTCACCCGCCCCGAGTCCAAGGGCGGCATGGGCTGGGAGGACAGCACGGGCGACGTCGTCTACGTGTTCACCGACGTCGGCCCCGGCTCGATGACGACGTCGGGCTACCCCCGCACCGTGCGCCGCTGGCGGCGCGGCACCCCGCTCGCCGAGGCGCCGGAGATCTTCGCAGGGCAGGCGGATGACCTCACCGTCTCCGCCGGGCACGACTTCACCCCGGGGTACGAGCGCGACGTCGTCGTGCGCGCGCTCGCCTTCTACGAGAGCGAGGTCTACCTCGCCGGCCCGGACGGGACCCTCACCCTCCTGGACCTGCCCCGCTCCAGCGAGCCGGACTTGTACCGGGAGTGGCTGACGGTCGAGCTGCGCGAGGAGTGGACGGTCGACGGGCGGCGCTACCCCGCCGGGGCGCTGCTGGCGATCCGGTTCGTGGATTTCCTCGCCGGGAACCGGGACTTCACCGTCCTCTTCGCCCCCTCGTCCACGACGTCGCTGGTCGGCGCGTCCTGGACCCGGCACCACCTGGTGCTCACCGTCCTGGACGACGTGCGGCACCGCCTGGAGGTCCTCACCCCGCCGAGGTCGGGCGGTCCCGGTGGGTCGGCCGACGGCGCCGCTGACGTGGCCGCCGACGGCGCCCCCGACCTGGGTGCCGATCGTGCCGCTGACCTGGCCGTCGCGGGCCATGCCGACGACGGCGCCACTCACGCTGGTTCCGATCGTGCCGCTGACCTGGCCGTCGCTGACGATTCCGGCGACGGCGCCGCCCATCCGGGTGCCGACGGCGCCTCCGCTGCCGGGTGGCGCCGCCGCCCCCTCGTCCTCGGCGGGCCGGACACCGAGCTGGCCACGGTGGCCGTGGCCGCCGTCGACCGGGACACCGAGGACGCCCTCTGGGTGACCACTACCGGCTTCCTCTCCCCCACCGCGCTCGCCCGCGTCGACCTCGACGCCGACGGCGCCCCGGCCGCCGTCGAGCCGCTGAAGTCCCTGCCGGCGTTCTTCGGCCCGACCGGACTGACGGTCTCCCAGCACTTCGCCGTCTCGGCCGACGGCACCCGGGTGCCGTACTTCCAGGTGTCCCGGGAGCGGGCCGACGGGGAAGGCCGCGCCGGGCCCGCCCCGACCCTGCTCACCGGCTACGGCGGGTTCGAGATCCCGCGGCTGCCGACCTACTCCGGCGCGGTGGGCCGGTCGTGGCTGGCGCGGGGCGGGACGTACGTGGTGGCGAACATCCGCGGCGGCGGGGAGTACGGGCCGCGGTGGCACCAGGCGGCCCTGAAGGAGAACCGGCACCGGGCCTACGAGGACTTCGCCGCCGTCGCGCAGGACCTGATCGCCCGCGGCGTCACGGACGCCGCGCACCTCGGCACCCAGGGCGGGTCGAACGGCGGGCTGCTCGTGGGCAACATGCTCACCGGCTACCCCGAGCTGTTCGGCGCCATCGTGTGCCAGGTGCCGCTGCTCGACATGAAGCGGTACTCCCACCTGCTCGCCGGCGCCTCGTGGATGGCGGAGTACGGCGACCCGGACGACCCCGAGCAGTGGGAGTTCATCCGGGGCTTCTCGCCGTACCACAACCTCGACCCGGCGCGGGACTACCCGCCGGTGCTGTTCACGACGTCGACCAAGGACGACCGGGTGCACCCCGGGCACGCCCGCAAGATGGCCGCGCTGATGCTCGCCACCGGCAAGGACGTCACCTACTACGAGAACATCGAGGGCGGCCACGGCGGCGCCGCGACCAACGCCCAGGCGGCGCACATGCAGGCCCTGGCCTACGAGTTCCTGTGGCAGCGGCTCGGTGGGCCGGCCGGGTGA
- a CDS encoding phosphotriesterase: protein MAKVRTVLGDIDANDLGFTYPHEHLWCSPPASQPDRDLELTTYESSLYELQLFRSVGGGTVVDGSPLDYGRNGAVLKRLAQDSGVHVLGLTGFNKHVYYPRWVEIVSVEFLVERMVKDLTEGMDGSDARAGLIKGGSWYNVIHPLERKTTVAAARASLETGAPVWLHTEAGTMGMEMLDILESEGLPLERVCVGHSDRNADPYYHLRLLDRGAYVEFDGPGKVKYYPDSVRVELIRSVVDHGFADKLLISGDMGRQSYLEGYGGGPGLRFIKTVFAPRLVDEGIPADVVDKFFHDNPATWLGAF from the coding sequence ATGGCAAAGGTACGCACAGTCCTCGGCGACATCGACGCGAACGACCTTGGCTTCACGTATCCGCACGAGCACCTGTGGTGCAGCCCCCCAGCGTCCCAACCAGATCGGGACCTTGAACTCACCACCTACGAGTCCTCGCTGTACGAGCTGCAGCTGTTCCGGTCGGTGGGCGGGGGGACCGTGGTAGACGGTTCGCCGCTGGACTACGGACGCAACGGCGCCGTCCTCAAGCGCCTGGCGCAGGACTCTGGCGTCCACGTCCTTGGGCTCACTGGATTCAACAAGCACGTCTACTACCCGAGGTGGGTGGAGATCGTCTCGGTCGAGTTCTTGGTCGAGCGCATGGTGAAGGACCTCACCGAGGGGATGGACGGCAGCGATGCGAGAGCCGGCCTGATCAAGGGCGGGTCTTGGTACAACGTCATCCACCCCCTGGAGCGCAAGACGACGGTCGCCGCCGCTCGCGCATCGTTGGAGACCGGAGCGCCCGTGTGGCTGCACACAGAGGCCGGGACGATGGGGATGGAGATGCTCGACATCCTCGAGTCCGAGGGCTTGCCGCTCGAACGGGTCTGCGTCGGCCACTCCGACCGCAACGCCGACCCGTACTACCACCTCCGTCTCCTGGATCGGGGGGCGTACGTCGAGTTTGACGGCCCCGGGAAGGTGAAGTACTACCCGGACAGTGTGCGCGTCGAACTCATCCGCAGCGTGGTCGACCACGGCTTCGCCGACAAGCTCCTCATCTCCGGGGACATGGGTCGGCAGAGCTACCTCGAGGGCTACGGCGGCGGGCCTGGGCTTCGATTCATCAAGACGGTGTTCGCGCCGCGGCTGGTGGACGAGGGAATACCGGCAGATGTGGTGGACAAGTTCTTCCACGACAACCCGGCCACCTGGCTCGGTGCCTTCTAG
- a CDS encoding PTS sugar transporter subunit IIB, which yields MKIITTCGMGFGTSLMLLMDIQEIGRKHGVDVQGEALDMSSVKGRDCDAIFGSSEIVKELSDIDVPVIGISNILDKAEIEAKFLDFIKQSDVK from the coding sequence ATGAAGATCATCACCACCTGCGGCATGGGCTTCGGCACGAGCCTCATGCTCCTCATGGACATCCAGGAGATCGGACGCAAGCACGGCGTCGACGTCCAGGGCGAGGCCCTCGACATGTCGAGTGTAAAAGGACGCGACTGCGACGCGATCTTCGGGTCCAGCGAGATCGTCAAGGAGCTCAGTGACATCGACGTCCCTGTCATCGGCATCAGCAACATCCTCGACAAGGCCGAGATCGAGGCCAAGTTCCTTGACTTCATCAAGCAGAGTGACGTGAAGTAG
- a CDS encoding amidase — MVQIHELDALGLAAAIRAGEVSPTEVTRHTLDRARRLGPEVGAFVHLAEERALAQAAEAEEQLAAVGAVAEEPGTLPPFLGVPVPIKDLTMVAGLPMGAGSAALAGFVAPVDDGVVSLLRGAGTVMVGKTTTPELGLPPYTEPDVAPPARTPWDRTRSAGGSSGGAAAAVAAGIVPAAHGSDGGGSLRIPAAACGLVALKPSRGRVSPGPHQVDGAALAANGVLTRTVRDSAAFLDVLAQPWPGDHYLLPAPAQPFGQADDADPAPLRVGVLTDPVNDAAAPVHPETLAAVERAGRVLQDLGHHLEPVAVPFSPEQWDAFMPLWAVGALQAPVPPEREELLVPLSRWMREIGRSVSGVQYAEAVAGVQRLARQAALVWAGVDVVLTPTLAQPPAPIGAMRDDDDPAGDFAAQKAYTPWTSMWNILGGPAISVPLHRAEVDGTVLPFGVMLGARVGQEGTLLALAAQLEAADPWPAFAPDLPA, encoded by the coding sequence ATGGTCCAGATCCACGAGCTCGACGCCCTGGGCCTCGCCGCGGCGATCCGCGCCGGCGAGGTCAGCCCGACCGAGGTCACCCGGCACACCCTGGACCGGGCCCGTCGCCTCGGCCCGGAGGTGGGCGCCTTCGTCCACCTCGCCGAGGAGCGCGCCCTCGCCCAGGCCGCCGAGGCCGAGGAGCAGCTCGCCGCCGTCGGCGCCGTGGCCGAGGAGCCGGGCACCCTGCCCCCCTTCCTCGGCGTGCCGGTGCCCATCAAGGACCTCACCATGGTCGCCGGGCTGCCGATGGGCGCCGGCTCAGCGGCCCTGGCCGGGTTCGTGGCGCCGGTCGACGACGGCGTCGTCAGCCTGCTCCGCGGCGCGGGCACCGTCATGGTGGGCAAGACCACCACCCCCGAGCTGGGGCTGCCGCCCTACACCGAGCCCGACGTCGCCCCGCCGGCCCGCACTCCCTGGGACCGCACCCGCTCCGCCGGCGGCTCCAGCGGCGGTGCCGCGGCCGCGGTGGCGGCCGGGATCGTGCCCGCCGCCCACGGCAGCGACGGCGGCGGCTCGCTGCGGATCCCGGCCGCCGCCTGCGGGCTGGTCGCACTCAAGCCCAGCCGCGGCCGGGTCTCCCCGGGGCCGCACCAGGTCGACGGCGCCGCGCTGGCCGCCAACGGCGTCCTCACCCGCACGGTCCGCGACTCCGCCGCCTTCCTCGACGTCCTCGCCCAGCCCTGGCCGGGCGACCACTACCTGCTGCCGGCGCCGGCCCAGCCGTTCGGCCAGGCCGACGACGCCGACCCGGCGCCGTTGCGGGTGGGCGTGCTGACCGACCCGGTCAACGACGCCGCCGCCCCCGTCCACCCCGAGACGCTCGCCGCCGTCGAGCGGGCCGGGCGGGTGCTGCAGGACCTGGGCCACCACCTCGAGCCCGTCGCGGTTCCGTTCTCCCCCGAGCAGTGGGACGCCTTCATGCCGCTGTGGGCGGTGGGCGCGCTGCAGGCGCCGGTCCCGCCGGAGCGCGAGGAGCTGCTCGTGCCGCTGAGCCGGTGGATGCGCGAGATCGGCCGGTCGGTCAGCGGCGTGCAGTACGCCGAGGCGGTCGCCGGCGTCCAGCGCCTGGCCCGGCAGGCGGCCTTGGTCTGGGCCGGCGTCGACGTCGTCCTCACCCCGACGCTGGCCCAGCCGCCGGCACCCATCGGCGCGATGCGCGACGACGACGACCCGGCCGGGGACTTTGCGGCGCAGAAGGCGTACACGCCGTGGACCTCGATGTGGAACATCCTGGGCGGCCCGGCGATCTCGGTGCCGCTGCACCGGGCCGAGGTCGACGGCACGGTCCTGCCGTTCGGGGTGATGCTCGGGGCGCGGGTCGGGCAGGAGGGGACGCTGCTGGCCCTCGCGGCCCAGCTCGAGGCGGCCGACCCGTGGCCGGCGTTCGCCCCGGACCTGCCGGCCTGA
- a CDS encoding antitoxin: protein MSMGDLGKKAGDLANSEQGEQKSDDALQKGGDALSEKTGGKHADKIDKGVDAADKKIGNE, encoded by the coding sequence ATGTCGATGGGCGACCTCGGCAAGAAGGCGGGAGACCTCGCCAACAGCGAGCAGGGCGAGCAGAAGAGCGACGATGCCCTTCAGAAGGGCGGAGACGCGCTGAGCGAGAAGACCGGCGGGAAGCACGCCGACAAGATCGACAAGGGCGTCGACGCCGCGGACAAGAAGATCGGCAACGAGTAG
- a CDS encoding PTS ascorbate transporter subunit IIC codes for MLGFITSFLSTPAFIIGFVALVGLIAMRRAASDVIKGTLKTILGFMILQAGSGIIVDSLVPFSQMFEDAFGLEGVIAEDNAIAAAVQAVLSMETSFILVFGFLLNLVFARLTPLKYIFLTGHMMFSMAATIAIVLDQMGVSGWAAVGVGSVIQGVTSVVFPALAQPFVRKVTGNDNVAFGFYGSSLVWATGWIGGKLGNKERTTEDVKISPKLDFLKEMSVLMSIVMVLVYGVAAAFASPELVAELSGEQPAPLMVVLNALTFVVGILILLQGVRMFLGELIPAFKGISEKLVPGAKPALDVPIFYAFAPTATTIGFIMAVVGGLVATVLSTFTTVVVLPSVIGLFFMGAAAGVFGNAMGGRRGAVIAGFLLGFLFQFIVAVAYPLVGLDDYGITGLWFASPDAILVVALMRAVGLLFGV; via the coding sequence ATGCTCGGCTTCATCACGAGCTTCCTCTCGACTCCTGCCTTCATCATCGGCTTCGTCGCGCTGGTCGGGCTGATCGCCATGCGGCGGGCGGCGTCGGACGTCATCAAGGGAACCCTGAAGACGATTCTCGGCTTCATGATCCTCCAGGCCGGTTCTGGGATCATCGTCGACAGCCTGGTGCCCTTCAGCCAGATGTTCGAGGACGCCTTCGGCCTCGAAGGTGTGATTGCCGAGGACAATGCAATTGCTGCCGCTGTCCAGGCCGTCCTGAGCATGGAGACCAGTTTCATCCTGGTCTTCGGCTTCCTCCTCAACCTCGTGTTCGCGCGGCTGACACCGCTGAAGTACATCTTCTTGACCGGCCACATGATGTTCTCGATGGCAGCCACCATCGCGATCGTGCTCGACCAGATGGGTGTGAGCGGTTGGGCCGCCGTGGGGGTGGGCAGTGTCATCCAGGGCGTCACCTCGGTCGTGTTCCCCGCCCTGGCCCAGCCCTTCGTCCGCAAGGTCACCGGCAACGACAACGTGGCCTTCGGGTTCTACGGCTCCTCGCTCGTCTGGGCCACCGGCTGGATCGGCGGGAAGCTCGGCAACAAGGAGAGGACCACCGAGGACGTGAAGATCAGCCCCAAGCTGGACTTCCTCAAGGAGATGTCGGTGCTCATGAGCATCGTCATGGTCCTCGTGTACGGTGTCGCTGCCGCCTTCGCCAGCCCGGAGCTGGTGGCGGAGCTCAGCGGCGAACAGCCGGCCCCCCTCATGGTGGTCCTCAACGCGCTGACGTTCGTCGTCGGCATCCTCATCCTTCTCCAGGGGGTGCGGATGTTCCTCGGCGAGCTCATCCCCGCCTTCAAGGGCATCAGCGAGAAGCTCGTCCCCGGCGCCAAGCCCGCCCTCGACGTGCCCATCTTCTACGCCTTCGCCCCCACCGCGACGACGATCGGTTTTATCATGGCCGTCGTCGGCGGGCTGGTCGCCACCGTGCTGTCGACCTTCACAACCGTCGTCGTGCTGCCGTCCGTGATCGGCCTGTTCTTCATGGGCGCAGCGGCCGGTGTATTCGGCAACGCGATGGGCGGACGTCGTGGTGCGGTCATCGCAGGGTTCCTGCTCGGCTTCCTGTTCCAGTTCATCGTTGCCGTCGCCTACCCACTCGTAGGCCTCGACGATTACGGCATCACCGGCCTGTGGTTCGCCTCGCCGGACGCGATCCTCGTGGTCGCGCTCATGCGCGCGGTGGGCCTGCTGTTCGGCGTCTAG
- a CDS encoding VOC family protein, producing MARPVQIVIDAASPARLAEFWLAALENRGYVIPGPPGNFPDWPAFLAAQGVPEDRWDSASAIEDPAGAQPRIYFQRVPEPKTVKNRVHLDLQAGGGPTVPLAEQRERVAAEVARLVGLGATRLAEHTELGTHWVVMQDPEGNEFCV from the coding sequence ATGGCCAGACCCGTGCAGATCGTCATCGACGCCGCCTCCCCGGCCCGGCTCGCCGAGTTCTGGCTGGCGGCCCTGGAGAACCGTGGCTACGTGATCCCGGGCCCGCCCGGGAACTTCCCGGACTGGCCGGCGTTCCTCGCCGCCCAGGGGGTGCCGGAGGACCGGTGGGACTCGGCCTCCGCCATCGAGGACCCGGCTGGCGCGCAGCCGCGGATCTACTTCCAGCGGGTGCCGGAGCCGAAGACCGTCAAGAACCGGGTCCACCTCGACCTCCAGGCCGGCGGCGGCCCGACCGTGCCGCTGGCCGAGCAGCGCGAGCGGGTGGCCGCCGAGGTGGCCCGGCTGGTCGGGCTCGGGGCGACCCGGCTCGCCGAGCACACCGAGCTGGGCACTCACTGGGTCGTCATGCAGGACCCGGAGGGCAACGAGTTCTGCGTGTGA
- a CDS encoding GntR family transcriptional regulator: MARLPLYRQVREKLLARIAQMRVGEMIPTEPELEQEFGVSRATVRRAVETLVSDGYLEKRQGRGTQVRARSETQDVGRVYSWTDEMRQRGVPTSSSHVVLRREKAGRRIASELGIKRDDSVVVISRVRHVSDAPIAIMVNFLDERAVPGLVERGLQGDSLYDELAATYGLELVSGEETIRAREATAVEAALLDIEEGASVLNVRRRTLDSHDVPVEVVDMVARGDRYQYHAQLTGGRNRLAQPAPRRQGSSRGD; encoded by the coding sequence ATGGCGCGACTGCCGCTCTACCGGCAGGTCCGGGAGAAGCTCCTCGCGCGCATCGCGCAGATGCGCGTGGGCGAGATGATCCCGACCGAGCCCGAGCTCGAGCAGGAGTTCGGGGTCAGTCGCGCCACCGTGCGCCGGGCGGTGGAGACGCTCGTCAGCGATGGCTACCTGGAGAAGCGTCAAGGCCGTGGCACGCAGGTCCGCGCCCGCTCAGAGACACAGGATGTCGGTCGGGTCTACAGCTGGACCGACGAGATGCGCCAACGAGGAGTCCCCACCTCGAGCAGCCATGTGGTCTTGCGACGGGAGAAGGCTGGCCGCCGCATCGCCTCTGAGCTCGGGATCAAGCGTGACGACAGCGTCGTCGTCATCTCCCGCGTCCGACACGTCAGCGACGCACCCATCGCCATCATGGTCAACTTCCTCGACGAGCGTGCCGTGCCCGGCCTCGTCGAGCGCGGGCTGCAGGGGGACTCGCTCTACGACGAGTTGGCGGCCACCTATGGACTCGAGCTCGTCTCGGGCGAGGAGACGATCCGAGCCCGCGAAGCGACGGCCGTCGAGGCCGCTCTGCTGGACATCGAAGAGGGCGCATCCGTCCTGAACGTCCGCCGCCGCACGCTCGACAGTCATGACGTCCCGGTAGAGGTCGTGGACATGGTGGCCCGCGGCGACCGGTACCAGTACCACGCGCAGCTCACGGGCGGACGAAACCGTCTCGCCCAACCCGCACCACGCCGACAGGGGAGTTCCCGTGGAGATTGA
- a CDS encoding PTS sugar transporter subunit IIA, protein MEIDESLVLLDAHADDAEHAITLAGQLLVQAGRATADYLDAMVRAYHELGPYIVLAPHIAMPHARPENGALREGIAVVRLVEPVPFGHPHNDPVSVVIPLVGVDANAHIAVLRRLSAVLMDDAAVTTILQADDPKTVVKLFNPLQEG, encoded by the coding sequence GTGGAGATTGACGAGTCCCTCGTCCTGCTCGATGCCCACGCCGACGACGCCGAGCACGCCATCACGCTTGCCGGCCAGCTGCTCGTCCAGGCCGGGCGGGCCACAGCCGACTACCTCGATGCCATGGTCCGTGCCTACCACGAGCTCGGGCCTTACATCGTGCTCGCCCCGCACATCGCCATGCCGCACGCACGTCCCGAGAACGGTGCACTGCGCGAGGGCATTGCCGTGGTGCGACTCGTCGAGCCGGTGCCCTTCGGGCACCCCCACAACGACCCGGTCAGCGTGGTGATCCCGCTCGTCGGTGTGGACGCCAATGCGCACATCGCGGTCCTGCGAAGGCTCTCCGCTGTGCTCATGGACGACGCTGCGGTCACCACGATCCTTCAGGCCGACGACCCTAAGACGGTCGTCAAACTGTTCAACCCCCTCCAGGAAGGCTGA